One genomic segment of Mytilus galloprovincialis chromosome 5, xbMytGall1.hap1.1, whole genome shotgun sequence includes these proteins:
- the LOC143074795 gene encoding uncharacterized protein LOC143074795 codes for MSFKFPLMLYVFLCSCIPCITAGNRDGDASQLWNELRELKAVLSETILDLHNTRTELGVTKDVLGKELAKTKQALFETKELLDITRKKLDKTMEDLVHTRQDLADKGRELNETKKWINVNKGQSNVIHKTNDHKRLLDTTDELHQVQVDLQNLKVNMVAVQSQVKSSQVPRIGFTAVLGKDVSNLGDNQVILFDTVYTNEGSDYNPRTGVFTCEIPGLYTFYVHTLAEPGKHLETEIIKNLQHMASTYAYDKDFYSSGSNMAVMPLQIGDTVLVRSYGNGHDHNGSVIDYKYTSFSGFLIAT; via the exons ATGTCGTTTAAATTTCCTTTAATGTTATATGTGTTTCTTTGTAGCTGTATCCCATGTATAACTGCAGGAAATAGAGATGGTGATGCATCGCAATTGTGGAATGAATTACGTGAACTTAAGGCTGTTCTTTCGGAAACCATACTGGACCTACACAATACTAGAACAGAGCTTGGTGTAACTAAAGACGTATTAGGAAAGGAACTTGCAAAAACGAAACAGGCTCTATTTGAAACAAAAGAACTGCTAGACATTACAAGAAAGAAACTTGACAAAACGATGGAAGATCTAGTGCATACACGACAGGATCTTGCAGATAAAGGAAGAGAACTGAACGAGACAAAGAAATGGATAAACGTTAATAAAGGACAATCAAACGTTATACATAAAA CAAACGACCATAAGAGATTACTTGATACTACGGATGAACTTCACCAAGTTCAAGTTGACTTGCAAAATCTAAAAGTCAACATGGTAGCTGTCCAATCACAAGTCAAATCCA GTCAAGTACCTAGGATAGGATTTACGGCAGTGTTAGGTAAAGACGTTTCCAATCTAGGTGATAATCAAGTTATCCTATTTGATACAGTGTATACAAATGAAGGAAGTGACTACAACCCCCGAACGGGTGTATTCACATGTGAAATTCCAGGGTTATACACTTTTTATGTCCATACTTTGGCAGAACCCGGAAAACACCTGGaaacagaaataataaaaaatctgcaACACATGGCATCCACTTACGCATATGATAAAGATTTTTATTCTTCCGGAAGTAACATGGCAGTTATGCCCCTGCAGATAGGTGATACTGTGTTAGTAAGATCGTATGGCAACGGACATGATCATAATGGATCAGTGATTGACTATAAGTATACATCCTTCTCTGGTTTTCTAATTGCTACTTAG
- the LOC143076585 gene encoding uncharacterized protein LOC143076585 — protein MNSNFNFAIIALLCTCFLGVHAEISQTDGEVAKLWKELDELKAVLTENRLDLFNTRKELEGTKDVLAETRVRLEIMEKKEEKSTETLIETRRDLFRTQRDLMETKKLVERNKGLFDVIHTTNNQKRLLDSTDVLHQVQVDVQNLKANMAIVQSQVKTSQTPRIGFTSVISKDVVNLGDDQVIRFDIVYTNEGNDYNSQTGIFTCEIPGLYAFYVHTLAEPGKHLETVISKNLQTMAITYAYDKEAFSSGSNMAVMTLQSGDTVLVRSHGSLHSHNGSVIDFWYTSFSGFLVAP, from the exons ATGAACAGtaattttaattttgcaataattgctttactttgtacttgttttctAGGTGTACATGCAGAAATCAGTCAGACTGATGGTGAGGTAGCGAAATTATGGAAAGAACTCGATGAACTGAAGGCTGTCCTTACGGAAAATAGACTTGATCTATTTAATACCAGGAAAGAACTTGAAGGTACCAAGGATGTTTTAGCAGAAACAAGGGTACGCCTTGAAATTATGGAAAAGAAAGAGGAAAAATCGACAGAAACTCTGATTGAAACCAGACGGGACCTATTTAGAACACAAAGAGATTTAATGGAGACAAAGAAATTGGTAGAACGGAATAAAGGATTATTTGATGTTATACATACAA CAAACAACCAAAAACGGTTGCTGGATTCTACAGATGTATTGCATCAAGTTCAAGTAGACGTACAGAATCTAAAGGCCAATATGGCAATTGTCCAGTCACAAGTCAAAACTA GTCAAACGCCAAGAATAGGATTCACGTCAGTCATAAGTAAAGACGTCGTTAATCTTGGTGATGATCAGGTGATCCGATTTGATATAGTGTATACAAACGAAGGGAATGATTACAACAGTCAAACGGGAATTTTCACCTGTGAAATTCCAGGACTATACGCTTTTTATGTTCATACTTTGGCCGAACCTGGAAAACACCTTGAAACAGTAATATCTAAAAACCTCCAAACTATGGCAATTACGTATGCATACGATAAAGAAGCCTTTTCCTCCGGCAGTAACATGGCTGTGATGACACTCCAAAGTGGCGATACTGTGCTGGTCCGATCTCATGGTAGTTTACACTCTCATAATGGATCAGTGATCGACTTCTGGTATACATCCTTCTCTGGGTTCCTGGTTGCACCTTGA